The following proteins come from a genomic window of Methanosarcina sp. MTP4:
- a CDS encoding DUF1673 family protein: MNLNTEYIKKLMGWCPYAKTTGVGPRLSPDNFEANDRSGGEKGDRPGREKPLIKRNSKQFLISFFVSICIIISGTASTIMESFMNFVFVLMGFGLLLDTLSKSETNAKSSKLMSICSVVFWSAMCFGLHFYFKSSGSIVTAKLFVLFGIYGAAKAIYSTVPIIRKRAQG; this comes from the coding sequence GTGAACCTGAATACCGAATACATTAAAAAGCTGATGGGATGGTGTCCCTATGCAAAAACCACTGGAGTAGGACCCCGGCTTAGTCCTGATAATTTTGAAGCAAATGATCGATCTGGAGGAGAAAAAGGGGATCGGCCAGGAAGAGAAAAGCCCTTGATAAAGAGAAATTCGAAACAATTTCTCATTTCATTTTTCGTTTCTATATGTATCATTATATCCGGTACTGCATCAACCATAATGGAATCATTTATGAATTTCGTTTTTGTGCTGATGGGGTTCGGACTTCTTTTAGACACGCTTTCTAAGTCTGAAACCAATGCAAAATCATCAAAATTGATGTCAATTTGCAGTGTTGTTTTTTGGAGTGCTATGTGTTTTGGACTGCATTTTTATTTCAAATCGTCTGGAAGTATTGTAACGGCAAAATTGTTTGTTTTGTTTGGCATATATGGAGCCGCTAAGGCTATTTATTCAACCGTTCCAATCATTAGGAAGAGAGCCCAGGGGTAA